In Kordia antarctica, the following proteins share a genomic window:
- a CDS encoding DUF4199 domain-containing protein — protein sequence MFSKTSHFGIALGILNILFFILQYQQNIHTDSKNIYAILMLPITVVFIILAILKANKDWEGELFSIRKGLQTGIGVILVGGLILWVYQIIHANFIEPEFINRLAAVAQEDLKLDEQFTPDQVAEKIAFFKANYKFSLFIDIVLKSLFTGFFVSLITSLVINAFYKQR from the coding sequence ATGTTTTCAAAAACATCACATTTCGGAATTGCGCTAGGAATTCTAAATATTTTATTTTTCATCCTGCAATATCAGCAAAATATTCATACCGACTCTAAAAATATCTATGCAATTTTAATGTTGCCGATTACAGTCGTATTTATAATACTTGCTATTTTAAAAGCAAATAAAGATTGGGAAGGAGAATTGTTCAGCATTCGAAAAGGATTGCAAACAGGAATTGGCGTTATTTTAGTTGGTGGACTCATCCTTTGGGTATATCAAATTATACACGCAAATTTTATAGAACCTGAATTTATTAATAGATTAGCAGCCGTTGCGCAAGAAGATTTAAAACTTGATGAGCAATTTACACCAGATCAAGTTGCTGAGAAAATAGCCTTTTTTAAAGCCAATTATAAGTTTAGTCTATTTATTGATATTGTATTGAAGAGTCTATTTACTGGATTTTTTGTTTCTTTGATTACCTCATTGGTCATCAATGCCTTTTACAAACAACGATAA